One region of Salvia miltiorrhiza cultivar Shanhuang (shh) chromosome 3, IMPLAD_Smil_shh, whole genome shotgun sequence genomic DNA includes:
- the LOC131015875 gene encoding late embryogenesis abundant protein 6-like — MQAIKEKINDLKEIRKAKAEAKEGEKAERELARARLEVAHEVRMAREAEAAMDYHVQKAAEKAAEHEKKFPQDGLRAEDGVSPESHGRAMANSSEPPAPYSSDLYSGGAAPDSGHNKANFIDAASSPSEAAAPPSQNNFL, encoded by the exons ATGCAGGCCATCAAGGAGAAGATAAATGACTTGAAGGAAATCCGAAAAGCCAAGGCTGAAGCAAAAGAGGGGGAAAAA GCAGAGAGAGAGCTAGCAAGAGCTCGACTGGAGGTGGCTCATGAGGTGAGGATGGCGAGGGAGGCTGAGGCGGCGATGGATTATCACGTCCAGAAAGCGGCGGAGAAGGCGGCGGAGCACGAGAAGAAGTTCCCTCAGGATGGGTTAAGGGCCGAGGATGGCGTCTCTCCTGAATCTCATGGCCGGGCCATGGCCAATTCTTCTGAACCACCTGCGCCTTATTCATCTGATCTTTacagcggcggcgccgcccccGATTCCGGCCACAACAAGGCCAATTTCATCGACGCAGCCTCCTCTCCCTCGGAAGCCGCCGCCCCACCATCGCAGAACAATTTTCTGTAG